One window from the genome of Vicugna pacos chromosome 21, VicPac4, whole genome shotgun sequence encodes:
- the CD247 gene encoding T-cell surface glycoprotein CD3 zeta chain isoform X3 has translation MRAAAAQSFGLLDPKLCYLLDGILFIYGVVITALFLRAKFSGSADVAAYQQGQNQLYNELNLGRREEYAVLDKRGGLDPEMGGKPQRRKNPQDIVYNELRKDKMAEAYSEIGMKSENQRRRGKGQDGLYQGLSAATKDTYDALHMQTLHPR, from the exons CGGCACAGAGCTTCGGCCTGCTCGATCCCAAACTCTGCTACCTGTTGGATGGGATCCTCTTCATCTATGGCGTCGTTATCACTGCTCTGTTCCTGAGAGCGAAG TTCAGCGGGAGCGCGGACGTCGCCGCCTACCAGCAGGGCCAGAACCAGCTCTACAAC gAGCTCAATCTGGGACGAAGAGAGGAGTATGCTGTTTTGGATAAGAGAGGGGGCCTGGACCCTGAAATGGGAGGGAAACCG CAGAGGAGGAAGAATCCCCAGGACATCGTGTACAAT GAGCTGCGAAAAGACAAGATGGCGGAGGCCTACAGCGAGATCGGGATGAAAAGCGAG AACCAGCGGCGAAGAGGCAAGGGGCAGGACGGCCTTTACCAG GGGCTCAGTGCGGCCACCAAAGACACCTATGATGCTCTCCACATGCAGACCCTGCACCCTCGCTAA